CAACCTTTTTTTATTTAGTAATTTTTCTGCTACCTGATCTCGTCAGTGTTGTCTTGCCAGGAGCCTTCATGGTTTCCATACTTTTCATATATAATCGATTAACCGCTGACCAAGAATTAATCGTCATGCGTTCAATCGGTCTCAGCAACTGGCAACTGGCAAAACCAGCCTTGATACTTGCAACGCTGCTAACCATTCTTATGTATGGAACAAGCCTTTACCTGCTCCCGAAATCTTATGGGCAATTGAAAGATACAGAACACGAGATTCGAGGCATGATTTCGCAATCAATTCTTCAGGTTGGTGAGTTTTACTCTATCAAGGGTTTGATGGTTTTCATCCGCGCTCAAGAAAACGAAAATGAAGTCTCTGGGATCATTCTCTATGACGCAAGAGAATCAGATGACAAACATCCTCCACTCACTATTACAGCTGAACGCGGCACCATTGTAAAAGATCAAAATGGCATCAATCTCATATTACTCAACGGCATTCGCCATGGGGTAGATCCAAAAACCAATATTCCTTCGATGCTCTTCTTTGATCAATACAGTTTGAATCTCTCGCAGCAAAAAGCCCCTGAACCCCGCTATCGCAAACCTCATGAACACAGTATTTTTGAGCTACTCAATCCAAGCCCACACCTTACGACCCCACAACAGAGGGCGAAATTCAGGGCCCAAGGGCATCGGCGTCTCCTAAGCCCTTTATACATTATGACTTTTGCATTGATTGCACTGAGCACTCTGCTGTCCGGTGAATTTAATCGTCGTTTTCGCTCTCGGCGTGTTGTTGTTTCTGTAGGTCTGTGCACTCTCTTTCAGATGATGATCATCACACTTACCAATATGTCAGAGCGTTTTGCTCTCTTATTGCCACTGGGATATGTCATCGTTATCCTCACCAATCTCTTAGCACTCTCCGTACTACTTGAGAGAAAAAGAGGAAGATCGAAATGAAATTGCCCCTGAGCCTCTCACGCTACTTTACAAAATCATTTCTGTTTTGGTTATCTGTATTCTTTTTTGGCATTCTAGTCCTCATTTTCTTATTCGATTTTTCAGAGTTAATACGCAGAGCCTCGACGCGTCCTCATGTGACCATTTCTCTTATTACACAAATGGCCTTTCTAAGACTTCCGCATCTAGGACAACAATTGTTACCTTTTACCGTTTTATTCTCGACCATGTTTTGCCTGTGGCAATTTAACCGTAATAACGAAATCGTTGTTGCAAGAGCTGCGGGCATCTCTGTCTGGCAGATGTTAACCCCTTTAATGTTTGCTGCAACACTCGTGGGGACCTTTGACCTTACCATCATTAACCCGATATCTTCCGCCTTTATGGCACGCTATAATTCCCTCAATGAAAAACACTTCTTGGGAAGATCCAATCAATTCTCCATTGCCGAAAGTGGATTGTGGTTTAGGCAATCAACACCGCAAAACACATACGTCCTTCGGGTAGGATATATTACTCCACACAAACTTGAAGTCAAAGATGTAAGCATTTTAGAATATTCAGATCGGGATCGGCTTAAGAATCTTATGAACGCCGAGTTAGGGCTATTCGACAACGGTGATCTACTGCTTACAAATGTGTGGACCTTTCCAGTTGATGGCAACCCTCAAAAATACCCTTCTTATCGATATAGGACAGACTTATCTATAGACCAACTACAAAACAGCCTGTTAACAACTGAAGTCCTCTCATTTTGGTCGTTGCCCAAAATGATCCATTTAATGCAAAAATCTGGGTTGACGGGACATAAATATCGCTTGCACTGGCATTCACTTATAGCTCGTGCCTTTTGGCTTATCACAATGGTTATTATCGCAGCTGTGTGCTCGTTAAGACCGATCCGCCAAGGAAGAACCGTAATGCTAATTATCTCTGGGACAACGATCGGTTTTATGCTTTATTTCTTAAAAGATATTACCTACGCAATGGGACAGTCTGCAACTTTACCGCTCACACTGGCTGCTTGGGCACCCTTTGGCCTGAGCACCCTCATAGCAGTGGCCGTTCTGTTGCATTTGGAAGATGGATAAATTGGATACAATGAATGCTTATCGAAAGTTATTTGCGTGCCTAATGGCTTTTTCATTGCTAAGCCATACTGCGTTTTCAAATAAACCATCCACTGAAGACCCAGTCCTGTTGTATGCTGACCAACTGCAAGTTGATCACGAACGCGGACTCATAAGTGCTAGAGGAAATGTAAAAGTTTTTCAGGAGGACCGAGGCTTAACGGCAGATCTTGTCACATATAATCGCCAAACAGGAATCGTAACAGCCTCAGGAAACGTTGCCTTAACTGAACCTACTGGAGATGTTTCTTTTGCAAACTATGCTGAACTGACAGGCGACCTCAAAGATGGGGTTGTCCGAAATATCAAGGTTTTGCTGTCAGATGATGCAAAATTTGCCGCTGCAATTGGGCAGCAGCAAGATGGCACAAAGCTCAAGCTTCACAAAGCTGTCTACTCTCCCTGCAAAGTCTGCAAGGAAAATCCCGACTCTCCTCCTTTTTGGCAAGTGAAAGCGCGAAAAATTCTGTGGAATAAAGAAGAAAGAGATGTTGTCTACCATGATGCATGGTTGGAAATTTTTGGAATTCCCGCCTTCTATACCCCCTACTTAAGACATCCAGATCCAAAAGTAAAAAGACGTAGCGGATTTTTGGCTCCACTAGTGGGTAACTCGTCTTCGAGCACGGTGGGGACCTTTTTCATGGTGCCCTACTACTTTGAAGTTGCAGATGATAAAGATTTGACCTTACAACCGCTTGTTACCACA
Above is a genomic segment from Pseudomonadota bacterium containing:
- a CDS encoding LptF/LptG family permease gives rise to the protein MFKTTSYVLRQLFFVTLFVTLILTVAVWLTQSLRFIEVVVNKGLPITTFFYLVIFLLPDLVSVVLPGAFMVSILFIYNRLTADQELIVMRSIGLSNWQLAKPALILATLLTILMYGTSLYLLPKSYGQLKDTEHEIRGMISQSILQVGEFYSIKGLMVFIRAQENENEVSGIILYDARESDDKHPPLTITAERGTIVKDQNGINLILLNGIRHGVDPKTNIPSMLFFDQYSLNLSQQKAPEPRYRKPHEHSIFELLNPSPHLTTPQQRAKFRAQGHRRLLSPLYIMTFALIALSTLLSGEFNRRFRSRRVVVSVGLCTLFQMMIITLTNMSERFALLLPLGYVIVILTNLLALSVLLERKRGRSK
- the lptG gene encoding LPS export ABC transporter permease LptG, whose protein sequence is MKLPLSLSRYFTKSFLFWLSVFFFGILVLIFLFDFSELIRRASTRPHVTISLITQMAFLRLPHLGQQLLPFTVLFSTMFCLWQFNRNNEIVVARAAGISVWQMLTPLMFAATLVGTFDLTIINPISSAFMARYNSLNEKHFLGRSNQFSIAESGLWFRQSTPQNTYVLRVGYITPHKLEVKDVSILEYSDRDRLKNLMNAELGLFDNGDLLLTNVWTFPVDGNPQKYPSYRYRTDLSIDQLQNSLLTTEVLSFWSLPKMIHLMQKSGLTGHKYRLHWHSLIARAFWLITMVIIAAVCSLRPIRQGRTVMLIISGTTIGFMLYFLKDITYAMGQSATLPLTLAAWAPFGLSTLIAVAVLLHLEDG